The Pogona vitticeps strain Pit_001003342236 chromosome W, PviZW2.1, whole genome shotgun sequence DNA window ATACTGCACCTTGGCCCAAAGTAAACCTTTTGGAACTATCTCCAGAGACTTGGAATCTCAGTTTTTGTCGATGCAGAAATGTGGAaattaggctaccaggacatggctacaaacacagaattgaactgtaagacttggtgcttctgaattttggtccaggcctatttagccaaactgactagctggcataaaccCGTGGAAATTAGGCCATCTGGCCATGGATACAACTAATGCATTCTACATTGaattggactgtgagacttgggggcctTGAACTTTGGCTTAAGCTGGTGGgcatctggaacagaatggcacaaggacaattttgggaggaaacaaaatctgctcttcaaacaatactagagaaagtgagatcccactatcaagaggcaaaattatccaatcaacatcgggaaaattatagtcaacaagcaattgggaacaacgaagaaggaaatgtgccagatgatgtataccaatcaaaagaggagccgGAGGAACTAACCTAAAAGAAACCTCAATTTTcgaccagaggagagtactaagggaagacaaggggacaaaaatagtaaaattaaCCTAAAGAAGCCTGGAAAACCCatcgaagatagaccaagtgcttaaagagctagtggacataaaccagatgcacaaaatagtttcagagggcatgaaagatggcataatgcttagagatacaagaacacaaagtgaaaatagggaaatgagagggaattacttagaaagatgaaagggaaaaaCGAAAAGGGGCCCTTTAAtgttggaaaacatgtatatatttaacagcaagaattgtaaaagggtatattgtattctttatattaaaaagtagaacTAAATTGAAacaagggagccctaatcaggatagatgtaatatggtggtctttcattttaggtaaactaaactagatataaagctggagtatggacctggaactacctttaataagaatgctattagaagacttgagaatattgtatattatgaaagtagtgttatgataatagccatactatatatcaaaatatgtatatgaatagtttgaatgtttgaaagatgtttggaatttgggggataattgggaagacactgagatgttaaaaacaaataactgtaagcaaacatgtaacacgatgtttgacaagcacaaactaatgtagataggttgaaaaactaataaaatgtttatttttttaaaaagtcaatcattttccctttttacaccaattttgtattcttgccacctcttcttgatgtcttctgcttctgttaggtctctcccatttttatcctttatcttgtccatctttgcataaaacatTCCTTTTATATAGCCAATGCCTCcggtacaatgttacgagcctctatccaaagttcttcaggcactctgtccaccaaatctagttccttaaatctgttctttacttccactgtgtattcataagggatttggtttagattatacctgagtggcccagtggtttttcctactctcttcagtttaagcttgaattttgctatgagaagctgatgatcagagccacaatcagctccaggtcttgtttttgctgactggtccgtgcggaccagataggcggggtataaatcaaataaataaataaataaataaataaataaaaaacttatAATTTTCAATAaaagacatgcaaaagtatttaaatttctaaaataaatatatacaaagtaaaaaaaaaagcactgcttGTCTCTAGGTTGTTCTTCTCTCCCAGGTATGagtaaaatccattgctggctgtcagtGCCTCATGGTTATCATCCAGCATCAGTTCCATTTTCTTGTACTCCTTGAAAACAAACATCTACGGTACTCTGTTCCATTCTAATAACAGTTTTTGTGAGATATCTCCCAATGTTAATATTCCTCCATtaagtcagcaaaaccaaatcttcccaaggcttgggtttcccagcctctgagaagctcagacGTTAAagatcaaaggatttggtcacctccgacccagtgcagtccagggcccaaagagaccagagcttgaaaaaccaaaatttccactccaACAATCCTTGCCAATACAAAGCAGAAAACTCTCACTACAATAGCACAGAAATGCCTAGTTCTTCATAAACAATACAGAATACATATTAAATGGTACCCTTTTAAAAACTCAATTCCTGTTATTATTTATGAGGGtaaagccttataaaacaaatgacagcttttctctcttcattacttgcttttcttttatcaGTTAGCATTAGAATatccacctttttctttttacactaaATTTGTAAAAGTTTCCATGgcacaatatatgcttattttcATTTATCACAAGGCTCAAGTGTATTTTGTGATATCTCTGTCAACTAATGATAGAAGTAAAATGAATCACAAGTGGTACTTCAAAATACACtccttttttctattttctttcagttttgcatTATGTCAGCATTTGGTTGCTTAgtattttcaaaggaaaccagaagaaaacagaatgacCTCCTACTGCGTACTCAACTTATCAggaactctttccacattctgtgcatttctaTAGTTTCCGCcaagtgtgagttctttcatgtttcctaaggttactactgcaactaaagctcccaccacattccatgcatttatgaggtctctccccagtgtgagtcctttgatgtgaccttagGGTACTGCttttactaaagctctttccacattccattcatttatgaggtttctccccagtgtgagtcctttgatgtaacctaagttcaccacttgaaataaagctgtttccacattccatgcatttatatggtttctccccattgtgagttctttgatgtaacctgaggtgatcactgcgactaaagctctttccacattccatgcatttatgaggtctctccccagtgtgagtcctttgatgataCTTCAGGGTACTGcttcgactaaagctctttccacattccaggcatttatgtggtttctccccagtgtgagtcctttgatgtaacctaagtgtGCTACTCCAACTAAAGCTAtatccacattctatgcatttatgaggtttctccccattgtgagttctttgatgtaacctgaggtgatcactgcgactaaagctctttccacattccatgcatttatgagctttctctccagtgtgagtcctttgatgcaacctaagggtgctactccaactaaagctctttccacattccaggcattcatgtggtttctccccagtgtgagtcctttgatgtaacctaagggtgctactccaactaaagctctttccacattccatgcatttatgaggtttctccccagtgtgagttctttgatgtgacctaagttcaccacttgaaataaagctctttccacattcaaagcatttatgtggtttctccccagtgtgagtcctttgatgtgagtTAAGATGACTACTCttaccaaagctctttccacattccatgcatttatgtggtttctccccagtgtgggtcctttgatgtaacttaaggtcaccactctgactaaagctctttccacattccatgcatttatgtggtttctccccagtgtgggtcctttgatgtaacctaagggcataaTTGctactaaagctttttccacattctaagcatttatgtggtttgtccccagtgtgagtcctttgatgtgacctaagtgcACTACTTGAAACAAAGCTCTTTGTACAGtctatgcatttataaggtttctccccagtgtgagtcctttgatgcaacctaagggtgctactcaaactaaagctctttccacattccaagcatttatgtggtttctccccagtgtgagttttttgatgtaacctaaggtgatcactgcaactaaagctctttccacattccaagcatttatgtggtttctccccagtgtgagttctttgatggaacctaagggtgctactccgactaaagctctttccgcattctatgcatttatgaggtttctccccagtgtgagtcctttgatgtaacctaagttcagcagttgaaataaagctctttccacattccaagcatttatgagctttctctccagtgtgagtcctttgatgtaacctaagggtgctactcaaactaaagctctttccacattccaagcatttatgtggtttctctccagtgtgagcccttttatgtaacctaagggtgctactccaactaaagctctttccacattccatgcatttatgaggtttctccccagtgtgaatcctttgatgtaacctaagggtgctactccgactaaagctctttccacattctatgcatttatgaggtttctccccagtgtgagtcctttgatgtaatctaagaacagcactgcgactaaagctctttccacattccatgcatttatgtgttttctctccagtgtgagttctttcatgtgatctCAGGGTACTGCTTTGActaaatctctttccacattccatacatttatgtggcttttccccagtgtgagttctttgatgtgatctaaggtgatcactgcgactaaagctttttccacattcaaagcatttatgtggtttctccccagtgtgagtcctttgatgtgacttaagatgactactcttaccaaagctctttccacattccatgcatttatgtggtttctccccagtgtgaacactttgatgtaacctaagttcaccactctgactaaagctctttccacattccatgcatttatgtggtttctccccagtgtgggtcctttgatgtaacctaagggcatccctgcgactaaagctctttccacattccatgcatttatgtggtttctccccagtgtgggtcctttgatgtaacctaagagtaccactgcgactaaagctttttccacattctaagcatttatgtggcttctccccagtgtgagtcctttgatgtgacttaaggtgactactctgactgaagctctttccacattccgtacATGGATATACTTTCTCCCCTTCATGTGATCTTTGAcgtctactgaggtgacatgcatttacgtggtttctcccctgcgtTACTCCTTTCATGTGAAGTCCATGCCTGGTCATTCCTattttcagttctctgttttcttgcttgattgcgagttcctgcccaggttgcCCCAGATGTTACTGGGCAATTCTTCTCTTGGCCATCATCTGGTAGATtcgaaaaagaagagaaacaatcaCTTCCAAAATCTGGAGGAATCAAGAATGAGGTGTTCAGGTAGGATCATTTCCACACCCAAGTAAgtacatcaaattcaaagtattttaattttttcccttctcaaattctccccaatgattgtacttaagtttccagaaaattagaaaggaatttctcaaagttgattaaaaacaaaacaagtaattGAATTAAGGGAattttataagaaaaaaagaataacggGAGAAGGACAGTTAGAAAGGAAGTATAAAAGTTGATGAATGTAGTTAGATTATTAGACTCGAGAACTGGTAAAGAGAAATTAGTGGCAAATGCCAGGAACTGACAACgtctgcagagattattattcaaaaggtgaagagaaaggacaggtccaagaaagggatgggatgtagaatttataaaatgctattatgtgtagagaatcatcaggaacttctgaaaacaggataggaagcagagatggtaAAGGAAATAGTTAGTATAATCTTAGACCTGGACAGCTAGAAGGGAAGTCAACTCCGAACATCTGGCTCCAGAGTTAGGTACTTaaaccaatgtgtatggaaagAGGGGAGCGAAGAATTTGATAAATcacatctgtgagaataaaagcaaagaatttaaacattgaaattcagaaggtatttgaccccagctaaattaaatattacaaaatcTAGAGGCTACATATTAAAGTTGTACCTCCAGGACATTACattatgcaaaacaaaaaaacaaaaacctggaaCATAGGTTGTCATAGGGATGGTCGTGGCACTACAAGCCTCCAGGCACAGGGAAACTTCCATCACAAAGTGAAAGTAATGGGGGGGAAAGACATTTAAACCAAGACATTCTTTTGAACTGATTTCTGTTCATAACCCAGAAATTATGTAAGCCAAGGTGTACATAAAATGAGATACTACTGTACCTCAAAGGTATTGTTCTTGGAAGTGCTACCTGTTAATCGCACAGGGCcagctattgattgattgattgattgattgattgattgattgattgattgattgattgattgattgatttgattgattgattgattttattccgcgcccatctagaccaaagtctactctggcagctaacattaaaaaaggaataaaaagaatataataaaataaaaaacaacaatagtaatacagttcaagatggaggggaagaaattcaagtgatgacaacagggaaggcctgcctaaatagccaggtcttacatttgctcttaaaaacacccagcgagggagccagacagatctcggaggggagactgttccaaagccgaggggccactgccgagaagacccagtttcttgttctttctttctggacctcc harbors:
- the LOC140702908 gene encoding uncharacterized protein LOC140702908, with protein sequence MTRHGLHMKGVTQGRNHVNACHLSRRQRSHEGEKVYPCTECGKSFSQSSHLKSHQRTHTGEKPHKCLECGKSFSRSGTLRLHQRTHTGEKPHKCMECGKSFSRRDALRLHQRTHTGEKPHKCMECGKSFSQSGELRLHQSVHTGEKPHKCMECGKSFGKSSHLKSHQRTHTGEKPHKCFECGKSFSRSDHLRSHQRTHTGEKPHKCMECGKRFSQSSTLRSHERTHTGEKTHKCMECGKSFSRSAVLRLHQRTHTGEKPHKCIECGKSFSRSSTLRLHQRIHTGEKPHKCMECGKSFSWSSTLRLHKRAHTGEKPHKCLECGKSFSLSSTLRLHQRTHTGEKAHKCLECGKSFISTAELRLHQRTHTGEKPHKCIECGKSFSRSSTLRFHQRTHTGEKPHKCLECGKSFSCSDHLRLHQKTHTGEKPHKCLECGKSFSLSSTLRLHQRTHTGEKPYKCIDCTKSFVSSSALRSHQRTHTGDKPHKCLECGKSFSSNYALRLHQRTHTGEKPHKCMECGKSFSQSGDLKLHQRTHTGEKPHKCMECGKSFGKSSHLNSHQRTHTGEKPHKCFECGKSFISSGELRSHQRTHTGEKPHKCMECGKSFSWSSTLRLHQRTHTGEKPHECLECGKSFSWSSTLRLHQRTHTGEKAHKCMECGKSFSRSDHLRLHQRTHNGEKPHKCIECGYSFSWSSTLRLHQRTHTGEKPHKCLECGKSFSRSSTLKYHQRTHTGERPHKCMECGKSFSRSDHLRLHQRTHNGEKPYKCMECGNSFISSGELRLHQRTHTGEKPHK